The DNA region ATCGTACAATCGTTTAAAAGCGAATGCTACCAAAGGTACACCTACTGCTGCACATTCGTAAACCGTGTTGTAACCACCACCTCCCACTACTACGTCTGCCGCGGCTAAACATTCAATTCCCGGATGGTGAGATATCCATAAATCTTGCGGACACTCTGGAGGGCAACTAGCTGCTAAAATTCTGACTGCACAATTATCAAAAATCTCATGTAGCTCAAGTGCGAGATTGCTATAGAAAGGTAACTCTGAATTCAAGCCTGCTGCACACACGAGGATAATTTTGGCAGAGTGATTGACTTTGAGAAGATGCGATCGCGCTATTGTTGTGTTTGGTAACTCAAAGCGGTTGCGAATTAACCAAGGTGCTGTATGCTGTATGTTCGGTAAGTCACAGAAGGGTAAATTTTTGCCTTCTCCTGGTACGAGCGTCAAATCAAAGTTGGCGGCAACAAAAGAGTGTAAATTTTTTGTCGTAACATAAATTGGATTGATATCTCGATGAATGAGAATTCGAGGTATTTTATGTAATTGCGGCAAAATATCTGCTAATTCTCCTCCCAAGCCTCTAGGAAAAGTATCAACAATCAAGCAGTCATAATGAGTATTAAGTAAAATCTGGCGTACTTGTTCGCAAGTTGCATTAAAATCAAGCTCGTGGGATATCTGATGTAATAAGCAACCTTCATTTCTTAGTATTTTTGCATAAGGACTATTTGTAATAATCGTCACTTTTGTTTGGGTTGCAGCAATTCTTCCCAAAGACAAAGCGCGAGTGAGATGCCCCCAACCACCACCCAAAGCGTAAATTAACCAATTTGTCATTAGTCAATAGTTTTCTCTACTCACCACTAACCACTAACCATTTACTAACTTGCACCCATATTAATTTCAAAATCACCATCTCTTTCTTCTTCTAAACTCACACAATCAGCTTCTGTAAAGTCTACATTGCCTGTTTCTGGGCTATAGCAATAGCGATCGAGTTCCGAATAATAATCACTGCCCCAATAGCCAGAGCGATAAACACCGTATCCATCGTAATAAGTGTAATCGTAATAGTAAGGGTGATTATTTTCATATTCTTGAGTGCAATAAAGACAGTCTGTTCTGTCAGTACGTCCGCAACGACGTTTGAAGAGAAATCCAATCATGCGATCGCATTCTACTACAGCTGGCTTTACAAAATTCACTACTATTTCACAAGTACCTATTTGGATGCGATCGCCATTCTGCAATTTGGCATAAGTTAGTTGAATACCATTAATTTTTATCCCGTTTTTTGTATTCTGATCAGTAATAATTAATTCATCATCTTGCCAGTTAATCAGAGCATGGTAGTCTGCTATTAAGTCATCTTTGATGACAATACGCGAAATCCGTTTACCATTGCTTTCTTGTGGCATCTGAGTAAATTCTTTTCCTATTGCTACTGGAGTTTCTAAGCTAGGTTGTCGGCGTTCTTCTGTATTTGGATCTATCCAAGATAACTCAAGCATGCAAAGTTTATCTTCCTTGTGTTAAATTTACAGTATAAGCCAAAGCCGCCTGTTGTTCGCGAGTCAGGGTATCTAAGCCAAAGCAAGCAAATGCAATTGGTGTCAACTCCAATTTAGTTGAGAAAATAGTTTTATCATCTTTATCTCTCAAAGAAGTTTTACCTTCTTTTACTTTGACTTTGTACATTAACTTGTTGTTTGCTTTTTCAATATCAAAACCATAATCACGCTTTTTAATTTGATAAATTTCTCTATTTGACCAATCTTTTAATTTATAATTATTATTTATTTTTTGGAGAGTATATAGTTCCTTATTCTCTGAATTTGCAAGCTTCCAATGTTCTTTTTCAGAGACTATATATCCTAGAGTTTTATCTGAAACACTTTTTAGCTTCACCTGATTATTTTCTTCAATCTTAATTCGTGCTATCTCTTTATCATTGGCATCAACTAGCTTTGCACTATCTTCTTTTTGCTTAAGAGCGAATAAATCTGATCCACCCTCTGTTTTAAATTTAATTTTTTCTGTATTAGCAACAACATTAGGATTAGAAGATTGCTGCTTCAGGGATGTTGCTTGTTGAGTAGATGTAGCCACACCAGAAGATGAGTTAGCAACATTATCACAACCAAAGCTAGAACTGATGAAAACAAACGAGATGAAAGTAAGTATGACTTTTTTCATAATAATTTCTTTAAGTACTAATAGGTTTAGACAATATTTTTGCCAAATTTAAGACTTGATAAAGACTTAAAAAAATCATTGTAATGGTTTTATATAATTCCCCTGGTTTATCTACCATTTCCGGCGAAACTCTGACAACCAGCCGTATTG from Chlorogloeopsis sp. ULAP01 includes:
- a CDS encoding FHA domain-containing protein; this translates as MLELSWIDPNTEERRQPSLETPVAIGKEFTQMPQESNGKRISRIVIKDDLIADYHALINWQDDELIITDQNTKNGIKINGIQLTYAKLQNGDRIQIGTCEIVVNFVKPAVVECDRMIGFLFKRRCGRTDRTDCLYCTQEYENNHPYYYDYTYYDGYGVYRSGYWGSDYYSELDRYCYSPETGNVDFTEADCVSLEEERDGDFEINMGAS
- a CDS encoding UDP-N-acetylglucosamine--LPS N-acetylglucosamine transferase, with the protein product MTNWLIYALGGGWGHLTRALSLGRIAATQTKVTIITNSPYAKILRNEGCLLHQISHELDFNATCEQVRQILLNTHYDCLIVDTFPRGLGGELADILPQLHKIPRILIHRDINPIYVTTKNLHSFVAANFDLTLVPGEGKNLPFCDLPNIQHTAPWLIRNRFELPNTTIARSHLLKVNHSAKIILVCAAGLNSELPFYSNLALELHEIFDNCAVRILAASCPPECPQDLWISHHPGIECLAAADVVVGGGGYNTVYECAAVGVPLVAFAFKRLYDRQHKRVSVVYPARNIADAVETLRKVLDRINTKMILSVPDYINGAVQAVRLIEGVLNVD